The sequence CCCTCCCAGTCCAGGAAACTGCCGGCCTTCTCCAGCACCGGGGCGACCGGGAGGACCACGTTCGCCCGCCGGGTCACCGCGCTGTTGCGCAGTTCGAGACTGACCAGGAAGGGCACCGCGTCCAGCGCCTGCTCGGCCAGTCGGGGATCGGCCAGGTCCGCCGGGTCGACGCCGGCCACGACCAACGCGCCGAGCTGACCAGCGCTCGCCGCGGCGAGGATGGCATCGGTGTCCCGGCCCGCCTGGCTCGGGATGGTCCCGGCCGGAACATCCCACGCCTCGCCCAGCTCAGCGCGGGCGGCGGGCTCGGTGACCAGACGGCCACCCGGGAGCAGGTTCGGCAGACAGCCCGCGTCCACCGCGCCGCGGTCACCGGCGCGCCGCGGCACCCAGGCCAGCTTGGCACCGGTACGCCGGGCCACCTCCGCCGCGGCGGAGAGCCCACCCGGGTTGGTGCCCAGCCGCTCACCGACGAGCAGGACCGCCCCCGGCTGGCTGAGCGCCTCGGTGACCGTCGCGTGCTCGGCGAGCACACTCGCCTCCTCGCCGGGCACCACCCGGGCCAGCTTGGCACCGAGCTTCTCCAGACCACGGGTGGCGAACGGCGCGATGGCGTAGACCGTCAGGTTCTTCTTCAGGTGCGCCTTGCGGAGCCGCAGGAAGAGGATTGGGCACTCCTCCTCCGGCTCCAGGCCGGCCAGCACCACCGCGGGTGCCTTCTCGATGTCGGCGTAGCTGACATCGGTGACCCCGGCGACCGAGCTGGCCAGGAAGTCGGCCTCCTCCCGGGAGACCGGCCGGGCCCGGAAGTCGAGATCGTTGGTCTGTAGCGCGATCCGGGCGAACTTCGCGTACGAGTAGGCATCCTCGACGGTCAGCCGACCGCCGGTGAGCACCGCCGTACCCGACCCACCGTCGCGGGCGGCCCGCAGCCCTTCGGCGGCGACTGTCAACGCCTCGCTCCAGGAGGCCTCGCGTAGCTCGCCGGTGTGCTCATCCCGGACCAGCGGGGTGGTCAGTCGGTCGGTGGCGCGGGCGTACTGGAAGCCCCAGCGCCCCTTGTCACAGTTCCACTCCTCGTTGACCGCCGGGTCGTCGCCGGCCAGCCGCCGCAGCACCTTGCCCCGCCGCCAGTCGGTGCGCTGGGCGCAACCGGCCGAGCAGTGCTCGCAGATGCTGGGGCTGGAGACCAGGTCGAACGGGCGGGCGCGGAAGCGGTACTGCGCACCGGTCAGCGCCCCCACCGGGCAGATCTGGATGGTGTTACCCGAGAAGTACGAGTTGAACGGCACGTCGCCGTCATCGCTCTCCGAGGCGCCGTACGCCTCGTCCCGGTAAATGTTGATCTCCTCTGCCGACGAGCGGTTCATCAGGTCGATGAACTTGTCGCCGGCGATCTCCTCGGAGAACCGGGTGCACCGCTGGCAGAGCACGCACCGCTCCCGGTCGAGCAGCACCTGGGTGCTGATCTCCAGCGGCTTCTCGTACTCGCGCTTGTGCTCGTGGAACCGGGAGTCGGTGCGCCCGGTCGACATCGCCTGGTTCTGCAGCGGGCACTCGCCGCCCTTGTCACACATCGGGCAGTCGA comes from Salinispora tropica CNB-440 and encodes:
- a CDS encoding NADH-quinone oxidoreductase subunit G; protein product: MTDVAKQTETVTLTIDGIEVTAPKGALLIRVAEQMGVEIPRFCDHPLLAPVGACRQCLVEVEGQRKPVASCTQTVADGMVVKTQLSSPVAKKAQEGMMELLLVNHPLDCPMCDKGGECPLQNQAMSTGRTDSRFHEHKREYEKPLEISTQVLLDRERCVLCQRCTRFSEEIAGDKFIDLMNRSSAEEINIYRDEAYGASESDDGDVPFNSYFSGNTIQICPVGALTGAQYRFRARPFDLVSSPSICEHCSAGCAQRTDWRRGKVLRRLAGDDPAVNEEWNCDKGRWGFQYARATDRLTTPLVRDEHTGELREASWSEALTVAAEGLRAARDGGSGTAVLTGGRLTVEDAYSYAKFARIALQTNDLDFRARPVSREEADFLASSVAGVTDVSYADIEKAPAVVLAGLEPEEECPILFLRLRKAHLKKNLTVYAIAPFATRGLEKLGAKLARVVPGEEASVLAEHATVTEALSQPGAVLLVGERLGTNPGGLSAAAEVARRTGAKLAWVPRRAGDRGAVDAGCLPNLLPGGRLVTEPAARAELGEAWDVPAGTIPSQAGRDTDAILAAASAGQLGALVVAGVDPADLADPRLAEQALDAVPFLVSLELRNSAVTRRANVVLPVAPVLEKAGSFLDWEGRLRPFEAVLNTAAMTDGRVLDALAAQLDVRLGTADVSAVRRELGELPQNRTAKPAPPAVTPATVPQPGTGEAVLATWHQLIDLGSLTEGDEHLGGTARPAVVRLARSTAESIGVADGDAVTVGTERGGVTLPAMVTEMPDGVVWLPTNSPGSTLRRSLGVAAGAVVRISAGAAGSTVPPQSDAPVAADAADRPGPLLNSGGVQ